One genomic window of Streptococcus mitis includes the following:
- a CDS encoding helix-turn-helix domain-containing protein encodes MDLAEHLKTLRKQAKMTQAQVAKAIEISQQGYAYWEQGKKRPSYDNLVKIAKLFNISVDTLVSNETNDDIDLSEVELLFRTTSDGMSNEEKEVFKQELLQFMKERRKVFEEEK; translated from the coding sequence ATGGATCTTGCGGAACACCTTAAGACCTTGAGAAAACAGGCTAAAATGACCCAAGCCCAAGTCGCAAAAGCTATCGAAATTTCGCAACAAGGATACGCTTATTGGGAACAAGGAAAAAAACGTCCAAGTTACGATAATCTCGTGAAGATTGCTAAACTCTTTAATATATCTGTCGATACCTTGGTATCAAATGAAACAAATGATGATATTGACTTATCAGAAGTAGAATTGCTCTTCAGAACTACATCAGATGGTATGAGCAATGAAGAAAAAGAAGTCTTCAAACAAGAGTTGCTTCAGTTTATGAAGGAGCGGAGGAAGGTTTTTGAGGAGGAAAAATAA
- the rpsI gene encoding 30S ribosomal protein S9, protein MSQAQYAGTGRRKNAVARVRLVPGTGKITVNKKDVEEYIPHADLRLVINQPFAVTSTAGSYDVFVNVVGGGYAGQSGAIRHGIARALLQVDPDFRDSLKRAGLLTRDSRKVERKKPGLKKARKASQFSKR, encoded by the coding sequence ATGTCACAAGCACAATATGCAGGTACTGGACGTCGTAAAAACGCTGTTGCACGCGTTCGCCTTGTTCCAGGAACTGGTAAAATCACTGTTAACAAAAAAGATGTTGAAGAGTACATCCCACACGCTGACCTTCGTCTTGTAATCAACCAACCATTCGCAGTTACTTCAACTGCAGGTTCATACGACGTTTTCGTTAACGTTGTAGGTGGTGGATACGCTGGTCAATCAGGAGCTATCCGTCACGGTATCGCTCGTGCCCTTCTTCAAGTAGACCCAGACTTCCGCGATTCATTGAAACGCGCAGGACTTCTTACACGTGACTCACGTAAAGTTGAACGTAAGAAACCAGGTCTTAAGAAAGCTCGTAAAGCTAGCCAGTTCTCAAAACGTTAA
- a CDS encoding ImmA/IrrE family metallo-endopeptidase, producing MDTRYSQIKEVANRYIYKYIKENDSSLLGYNFEGFFNHVVESHNIKVMEHHFSSRKIEGLTLIDESGISFSYEKENPQVKQNFTKCHELGHFLLQHTGSFFTELKDESDSIFESEANLFSAFVLMPSIVLLSKIFYRHDSFARVMKDLKVSAEALVYRLRYLFSNETTHSLDKVNHAIQDYKNGQLDRIVDMFSLLKSSIIAEYQQVIIDMLAKVYHLLTRDGYLSDRQIFELKDKAFRQTLEDEKSDISCGQLFDYGKVIYFAWEKDRLTERQAISNAKTQLLLERT from the coding sequence ATGGATACACGATACAGCCAAATTAAGGAAGTTGCAAATCGTTATATTTACAAGTATATCAAGGAGAATGACTCTTCTCTTCTAGGTTATAACTTTGAAGGATTTTTCAACCATGTGGTTGAGAGTCACAATATCAAGGTTATGGAGCATCATTTTTCTAGTAGAAAGATTGAGGGACTGACCTTGATTGATGAGAGTGGTATTTCTTTCTCCTATGAAAAGGAAAATCCGCAAGTAAAACAGAACTTTACGAAGTGCCATGAGTTGGGGCATTTTCTGCTACAGCATACTGGCTCTTTCTTTACAGAGCTAAAGGATGAATCTGACTCTATCTTTGAGAGCGAAGCAAATCTCTTTTCTGCATTTGTGCTTATGCCAAGCATTGTTTTGCTGTCAAAGATATTTTATAGGCATGATAGTTTTGCACGAGTGATGAAAGACTTAAAGGTTTCAGCTGAAGCCTTGGTCTATCGCTTGAGATACTTATTCAGTAATGAAACGACTCATTCATTAGATAAGGTTAATCATGCAATTCAAGACTATAAAAATGGTCAATTAGATAGAATTGTGGATATGTTTAGTTTGTTGAAGTCTTCTATTATCGCAGAGTACCAGCAAGTCATCATAGATATGTTGGCCAAAGTTTATCATTTGCTAACTAGAGACGGCTATCTGTCAGACCGACAAATCTTTGAATTGAAGGACAAAGCGTTTAGACAGACCTTGGAAGATGAAAAATCAGATATTTCTTGTGGTCAACTTTTTGATTATGGTAAAGTCATTTACTTTGCCTGGGAAAAGGATAGATTAACAGAGAGACAAGCTATTAGTAACGCAAAGACACAGTTATTGTTAGAAAGGACATGA
- a CDS encoding ABC transporter permease → MRNMWVVMKETYLRHIKSWSFFFMVISPFLFIGLSGGIGYLQGSSMAQSGKIAVVSTVPAVTDSLKSTNGLNFDYQDEASAQAAIKDEKLKGYLTIDQEDSVLKAVYHGETSLEIAIKLGVTSKLNDLQGQLNRSAANLSQEQEKRLEQTVNFTEKIDESKENKKMIQTIAATAVGGFLYMILITYASVTAQEVASEKGTKIMEVVFSSIRASHYFYARMLALLLVILTHIGIYVVGGLAAILLFKDLPLLAQLGILDHLGDAFSLNTLLFILVSLFMYVVLAAFLGSMVSRPEDAGKALSPLMIIIVVGFVGVTALGSAGDNLILKIGSYIPFISTFFMPFRAINGYANGLEAWISLAITIAFAVTATVFIGRMYASLVLQTDDLGPWKTFKRALSYK, encoded by the coding sequence ATGAGAAATATGTGGGTTGTAATGAAAGAAACCTATCTTCGACACATCAAGTCGTGGAGTTTCTTCTTTATGGTGATTTCACCATTCTTGTTTATCGGTCTCTCTGGGGGAATTGGCTATCTTCAAGGCTCTTCTATGGCTCAGAGTGGCAAGATAGCAGTAGTCAGCACTGTTCCAGCTGTGACAGACAGTCTTAAATCTACCAATGGTCTCAATTTTGATTATCAGGATGAAGCAAGTGCTCAAGCTGCTATCAAGGATGAAAAATTAAAAGGCTATCTGACCATTGACCAAGAGGATAGTGTCTTGAAGGCAGTTTATCACGGTGAAACTTCCCTTGAGATTGCTATTAAGCTAGGAGTAACGAGTAAGTTAAATGATCTTCAAGGTCAACTCAATCGTTCGGCAGCTAATTTGTCACAAGAGCAGGAAAAACGCTTGGAGCAAACAGTTAACTTTACGGAGAAAATTGATGAATCCAAGGAAAATAAAAAAATGATTCAAACAATCGCGGCTACAGCGGTTGGTGGCTTTCTCTATATGATTTTAATTACTTATGCTAGTGTCACTGCTCAGGAAGTGGCTAGTGAGAAAGGTACTAAAATCATGGAGGTGGTCTTCTCCAGCATTCGAGCCAGTCATTATTTCTATGCTCGTATGCTTGCCTTGTTGCTTGTGATTTTGACTCATATCGGCATCTATGTCGTGGGTGGTCTCGCTGCCATTTTGCTCTTTAAAGATTTGCCATTATTAGCTCAGTTGGGTATTCTGGACCATTTGGGAGATGCTTTCTCTCTAAATACCTTGCTCTTTATTTTAGTCAGTCTCTTTATGTATGTAGTTTTAGCAGCCTTTCTAGGTTCTATGGTTTCTCGTCCTGAGGATGCAGGAAAAGCCTTGTCACCTTTGATGATTATAATTGTGGTAGGCTTTGTGGGAGTTACTGCTTTAGGTTCTGCAGGGGATAATTTGATCTTGAAAATCGGTTCTTATATTCCCTTTATTTCGACTTTCTTCATGCCATTTAGAGCTATTAATGGTTATGCAAATGGGTTAGAAGCTTGGATTTCACTTGCTATTACGATTGCTTTTGCAGTAACGGCAACAGTCTTTATCGGACGTATGTATGCTAGCCTCGTTCTGCAAACAGATGATTTAGGTCCTTGGAAAACCTTTAAACGTGCCTTATCTTATAAATAG
- the rplM gene encoding 50S ribosomal protein L13 — protein sequence MNKTTFMAKPGQVERKWYVVDATDVPLGRLSAVVASVLRGKNKPTFTPHTDTGDFVIVINAEKVKLTGKKATDKIYYTHSNHPGGLKQISAGELRSKNAVRLIEKSVKGMLPHNTLGRAQGMKLKVFVGAEYTHAAQQPEVLDISGLI from the coding sequence ATGAACAAAACAACATTTATGGCTAAACCAGGCCAAGTTGAACGTAAATGGTACGTAGTTGACGCAACTGATGTACCACTTGGACGTCTTTCTGCAGTAGTTGCTAGCGTACTTCGCGGAAAAAACAAACCAACATTTACACCACACACTGATACAGGTGACTTTGTGATTGTTATCAATGCTGAAAAAGTTAAATTGACTGGTAAAAAAGCAACTGATAAAATCTACTACACTCACTCAAACCACCCAGGTGGATTGAAACAAATCTCTGCAGGTGAACTTCGTTCTAAAAATGCAGTACGTTTGATCGAGAAATCAGTTAAAGGTATGCTTCCACACAATACTCTTGGACGCGCTCAAGGTATGAAGTTGAAAGTATTTGTTGGAGCTGAGTACACTCACGCTGCACAACAACCAGAAGTTCTTGATATTTCAGGACTTATCTAA
- a CDS encoding Fic/DOC family protein has product MKRKCYDSYDYIDPDNLYTYPDSSVLRNKQEERDEQKARELEYRMVASKSLKLFINPIPVYSVEDILKIHQFLFEDMYHWAGEFRKVNISKSGNAFMPIQSFDTALTYLNNLIDRFHDTANSRKEVIQLLVEILDNLNYFHPFCEGNGRTQREVIRSLALMKGYECEISIGDDDEIYHLYMDGTVYGDKTKLTKLFEKILFKL; this is encoded by the coding sequence ATGAAGCGTAAATGTTATGATTCTTATGACTATATTGATCCGGATAATTTATATACCTATCCAGATTCTTCAGTTCTAAGAAATAAGCAGGAAGAACGAGATGAGCAAAAAGCACGTGAGCTTGAATATCGTATGGTTGCTAGTAAGAGTTTGAAATTATTTATCAATCCTATCCCAGTTTATAGTGTAGAAGATATATTGAAAATTCATCAATTTTTGTTTGAAGATATGTATCACTGGGCAGGTGAATTTAGAAAAGTCAATATTTCAAAAAGTGGTAATGCTTTTATGCCGATTCAGTCTTTCGATACAGCACTCACTTACCTTAATAATTTGATAGATAGATTTCATGACACTGCTAATAGTAGAAAAGAAGTCATTCAGTTATTGGTCGAAATTTTAGATAATCTCAATTATTTTCATCCATTCTGTGAGGGAAACGGTAGAACGCAGAGGGAGGTTATTCGCTCTTTAGCTTTAATGAAAGGTTATGAATGTGAAATATCAATCGGTGATGATGATGAGATTTATCACCTGTATATGGATGGTACAGTTTATGGAGACAAAACTAAATTAACGAAGTTATTTGAAAAAATTCTTTTCAAGTTATGA
- a CDS encoding helix-turn-helix domain-containing protein, with protein MMKKISIGLQIKSYRMKMKLTQQELAERSELSLPFINLVENDKRNLSVETLIKILNALKISPSEFFLPFSEEFSPDLSELVFHIQSNRYPDKFINLFKEILELSDLD; from the coding sequence ATGATGAAAAAAATATCTATCGGGTTACAAATTAAAAGTTATCGTATGAAAATGAAACTCACTCAACAGGAGCTTGCTGAAAGAAGCGAATTGAGCCTTCCCTTTATTAATCTTGTTGAAAATGATAAACGAAATTTATCTGTTGAGACTTTGATAAAAATACTTAATGCTTTAAAGATTTCACCTTCAGAATTTTTCCTCCCCTTTTCTGAAGAATTTAGCCCAGATTTATCAGAATTAGTATTTCATATACAGTCTAACAGGTATCCAGATAAGTTTATTAATTTATTTAAAGAAATTCTAGAATTATCGGATTTAGATTAG
- a CDS encoding P-loop NTPase family protein: MIHNVWEVNNRGQPTPFSIDINRYFAWIIAGPSGSGKSTFLHRLLGLIATHDKTAEACFMDFKADDDLFTMTGNHVARGFECLDMFESIYKRFEDRLRKAEANDRNLYLIFDEWQAFLAYLEQTDKKKHKEILSKMLMMNSMGRSLGFRLILSSQRFLMADLPGRYNFNCVISLSTSFLNATNNRQLLFPDMEKDEVIIKPRGYGYFQIEGEPVKIFRTIPIKNRQILEQRIQELFSRYE, encoded by the coding sequence GTGATTCATAATGTTTGGGAAGTCAATAATAGGGGGCAACCAACCCCCTTCTCTATTGACATTAACCGATATTTTGCTTGGATAATTGCAGGTCCATCAGGTTCAGGGAAATCTACCTTTCTACATAGATTATTAGGTCTTATTGCAACCCACGATAAGACTGCTGAAGCTTGTTTTATGGATTTTAAGGCTGATGATGATTTGTTCACTATGACAGGAAATCATGTAGCACGTGGCTTTGAATGTCTTGATATGTTCGAAAGCATTTATAAACGCTTTGAAGACAGATTGCGTAAAGCAGAAGCAAACGACCGCAATCTATATCTCATTTTTGATGAATGGCAGGCATTTCTAGCCTATCTTGAACAAACTGACAAGAAAAAACATAAAGAAATATTGTCTAAAATGTTGATGATGAATAGCATGGGAAGAAGTCTAGGTTTTAGGTTAATCTTATCCAGTCAACGTTTTTTAATGGCAGACTTACCTGGTCGATATAACTTTAATTGTGTCATTAGTTTATCAACTAGCTTCTTGAATGCGACCAACAATAGACAATTACTTTTCCCCGATATGGAAAAAGATGAGGTTATCATCAAACCTAGAGGATATGGATATTTTCAAATAGAGGGGGAGCCTGTAAAAATATTTCGAACTATCCCAATTAAGAATCGGCAAATATTGGAACAACGAATTCAAGAGCTTTTCTCGAGGTATGAATAG
- a CDS encoding LexA family transcriptional regulator — translation MFNCTKLKQKREELGMKQSEIARLLDINRSSYFSWENSRAVPNKANLKKIAEILGVTEEFFYEEEIAMLYKQLNSINQTKAMNYVKDLVDKQANIIAMHTFPYRVYESLSAGSGATVYDDKSFDTVCFDKELAHDFASWISGDSMEPTYHNGSVALIRETGFDYDGAVYAVVWNSQTFIKKVYREEEGLRLVSINKDYKDIHIPYDENPRIVGKIVGAFTPLEG, via the coding sequence ATGTTCAATTGTACAAAATTAAAACAAAAACGTGAAGAGTTGGGGATGAAACAAAGCGAGATTGCACGACTTCTTGACATTAATCGCTCTTCTTATTTCTCTTGGGAAAATAGCAGGGCGGTCCCAAACAAAGCCAATTTGAAAAAGATTGCTGAGATTTTAGGAGTGACTGAGGAGTTCTTCTATGAGGAAGAAATTGCTATGCTTTATAAGCAACTAAATTCTATCAATCAGACCAAGGCTATGAATTATGTTAAAGACTTAGTAGATAAGCAAGCTAATATTATTGCTATGCATACCTTCCCTTATCGTGTCTACGAGAGTCTATCAGCTGGTAGTGGTGCCACAGTCTATGATGATAAGAGTTTTGATACGGTTTGCTTTGATAAGGAACTAGCTCATGATTTTGCTTCCTGGATTTCAGGGGATTCCATGGAGCCTACCTATCATAACGGATCCGTTGCCCTTATCCGAGAGACTGGTTTTGATTATGATGGGGCAGTCTATGCGGTAGTGTGGAACTCTCAGACCTTTATTAAGAAAGTTTACCGTGAGGAAGAAGGGTTACGCCTAGTTTCCATTAACAAGGATTATAAGGACATCCATATTCCCTACGATGAAAATCCTCGTATTGTGGGCAAAATCGTAGGAGCCTTTACACCTTTGGAGGGCTGA
- a CDS encoding replication protein, whose protein sequence is MAKSKEKRSNKWAFLLYQDSAPENYLDILEEMHIPFVLSPWHDKDIDKETGEFKKAHKHGALFFESLKSYSQVSELLTKKLNTPAHVEIVMSPKGMYDYFTHAENPDKTLYNIEEIESGCGFELDKFLIEHNSGLFLETVIDVITENGFTEFEDLVRYARFNDNSLLGLIIERTYFFTKFLDSRRHNPQNKAKTSPEQTLPSMSDEDSTEDGIS, encoded by the coding sequence ATGGCAAAATCTAAAGAGAAACGTTCAAATAAGTGGGCATTCTTGCTTTATCAAGATAGTGCTCCTGAAAACTATCTTGATATTCTTGAAGAAATGCACATCCCATTTGTCTTGAGCCCTTGGCATGATAAAGATATCGACAAGGAAACTGGAGAGTTCAAAAAGGCTCATAAGCACGGAGCATTGTTTTTTGAATCACTTAAAAGCTATTCTCAAGTTTCCGAACTCCTAACAAAAAAGTTGAATACACCTGCTCACGTTGAAATAGTCATGTCCCCAAAGGGTATGTATGATTATTTCACACACGCAGAAAATCCTGATAAGACACTTTATAATATCGAAGAAATAGAAAGTGGTTGTGGCTTTGAATTGGATAAATTTCTGATTGAGCACAATTCGGGTCTATTTTTAGAAACAGTTATTGATGTTATTACTGAAAATGGTTTTACAGAGTTTGAAGATTTAGTACGGTATGCTAGATTTAATGATAATTCTCTACTCGGTCTAATCATTGAGCGGACTTATTTTTTCACAAAATTTTTAGACTCAAGACGTCACAATCCCCAAAACAAAGCAAAAACCTCACCAGAGCAAACTTTACCGAGCATGTCTGATGAGGATAGCACAGAAGATGGTATCTCCTGA
- a CDS encoding DNA cytosine methyltransferase — protein sequence MKQTTLFSFEEEYDTIDSIAKKMDFNIETPGWPDKFGQKLRKWTQENTKDKIRTLSLFSGAGGLDIGFNDAGFEIVESVEVEKEFCKTLEINSGSSKTFPEAKVNCIDIRKFTGDNLGKIDFIIGGPPCQTFSAAGRRASGVLGTTDERGTLFEEYVRLLKKLSPKGFLFENVYGIIGARGGEDWKGIQKAFSDVGYHLYFRILDAADYGVPQHRERLIIIGLKEGEFSFPRPTHGPDSIEGREFYNASTAIRGVKSNENIVENQLGGKYGYLLNDIPPGLNYSFYTEEMGHPNPIFAWRSKFSDFLYKADPMTPTRTIKASGGAYTGPLHWENRFFFYEEYKRLQTFPDDYEISGSKKIAVKQIGNSVPPQLARMLAIAVREQVFGTSFPFKLSTLDRNETLNFRKRKRQLTRIYKEKARAAIESLDKSIVIKPESRSYYASINNVFDFKECEEEALFHIEVIWEDKLIFIITEVKKKNSEKIIEIEVSSEKVGWNKNIGGIVLDIRSSDPMAYTVAWKAFEAELIKNSIKADLVQLNGYYQYRPKLSFDVKLHSKSKLLNIIQSVLVGEYTSKNITTDVLAEAWNIRKDEVRKYAELLKEIGYEIRNSNTNPQIKQDEWLIPYSFPTLTPLSVQLWKKL from the coding sequence ATGAAACAAACCACCTTATTTTCATTTGAAGAAGAGTATGATACTATTGATAGTATCGCTAAAAAAATGGATTTTAATATAGAGACACCAGGTTGGCCTGATAAGTTCGGTCAAAAATTAAGGAAATGGACTCAGGAAAATACGAAAGATAAAATTAGAACCCTGAGTTTATTTTCTGGAGCGGGGGGGCTTGACATAGGCTTTAATGATGCAGGTTTTGAAATAGTTGAATCGGTAGAAGTAGAAAAAGAATTTTGCAAGACTCTTGAGATAAATAGTGGATCATCAAAGACTTTTCCTGAGGCTAAAGTGAATTGTATTGATATTAGAAAATTTACAGGAGATAACTTAGGAAAAATTGATTTCATTATTGGAGGTCCTCCATGTCAAACGTTTAGTGCTGCTGGAAGAAGGGCCAGCGGAGTGTTGGGTACGACTGATGAAAGAGGTACATTATTTGAAGAATATGTCAGATTGTTAAAAAAGCTTTCTCCAAAAGGTTTTTTATTTGAAAACGTCTATGGAATTATAGGTGCCAGAGGTGGTGAGGATTGGAAAGGAATACAAAAGGCGTTTTCTGATGTTGGATATCACCTTTATTTTCGTATCTTGGATGCGGCTGATTATGGAGTTCCTCAACATAGAGAGCGTTTAATTATTATTGGATTAAAAGAGGGGGAGTTTAGTTTCCCTCGCCCAACTCATGGACCTGACTCAATAGAAGGAAGAGAGTTTTACAATGCTTCAACTGCAATAAGGGGCGTAAAAAGTAATGAGAATATTGTAGAGAATCAGCTTGGCGGAAAATATGGCTATCTTTTAAATGATATCCCGCCAGGATTAAATTACAGTTTCTATACTGAAGAGATGGGACATCCTAATCCAATTTTTGCTTGGAGATCTAAGTTCTCTGATTTTCTATATAAAGCTGATCCAATGACACCAACCAGAACAATAAAAGCTTCTGGTGGTGCATATACAGGACCATTGCATTGGGAAAATAGGTTTTTCTTTTACGAAGAGTATAAAAGATTACAAACGTTTCCTGATGATTATGAAATAAGTGGTAGTAAGAAAATTGCAGTTAAACAAATAGGAAATTCGGTCCCACCGCAGTTAGCTAGAATGTTAGCAATTGCCGTTAGAGAGCAGGTTTTTGGAACTTCATTTCCTTTTAAACTTAGTACTTTGGATAGAAATGAAACATTAAATTTTAGAAAACGGAAAAGGCAACTTACCCGAATATACAAAGAAAAAGCAAGGGCCGCTATTGAATCTTTAGATAAATCAATAGTGATAAAGCCAGAATCACGTTCTTACTATGCTTCGATTAATAATGTGTTTGATTTTAAAGAATGTGAAGAAGAAGCTCTTTTTCATATTGAAGTAATCTGGGAAGATAAGTTAATTTTTATCATAACAGAAGTTAAAAAGAAAAATTCTGAAAAAATTATTGAAATAGAAGTTAGTTCCGAAAAAGTTGGTTGGAATAAAAATATTGGAGGGATTGTTCTAGATATTAGGTCATCAGATCCAATGGCATATACAGTTGCTTGGAAAGCTTTTGAGGCTGAATTAATCAAGAATTCAATAAAGGCTGACTTGGTTCAATTGAATGGCTATTATCAATATCGTCCCAAGCTTTCATTTGACGTAAAGTTACATAGCAAAAGTAAACTGCTAAATATTATTCAAAGTGTCTTAGTTGGAGAATATACATCAAAAAATATTACAACAGATGTTCTGGCAGAGGCTTGGAATATTCGAAAAGATGAGGTTAGAAAATACGCAGAACTTTTAAAAGAGATTGGATACGAGATTAGAAATAGTAATACCAACCCACAAATAAAACAGGATGAATGGCTGATTCCGTATTCATTTCCGACATTAACTCCACTTAGTGTACAATTATGGAAAAAATTATAG
- a CDS encoding helix-turn-helix domain-containing protein yields the protein MINQPLLLTRQQASELLGIDPKSFDKYIRNHPDFQCFMIGKQERYLKSKLIRFIEEHCD from the coding sequence ATGATTAATCAGCCATTACTATTAACAAGACAACAAGCTTCTGAACTACTTGGCATTGACCCAAAATCTTTTGACAAGTACATCAGAAATCACCCTGATTTTCAATGTTTTATGATTGGTAAGCAGGAACGCTACCTGAAATCCAAACTTATAAGATTCATTGAAGAGCACTGTGATTAA
- a CDS encoding site-specific integrase, producing the protein MATITKRGNSFRATVSLYKKGQYKRETKTFSNKQDAELWALEMELDKGRGKDIAERSTLFTDFYRNWVNSVKQNEVREATFVNYKRTLVIVDELFEGMRLKHLDDLVMQKKLDKYAETHSKKTTKELVLKIRGSLKYAYAKGLIANDFGSLLKARGQEQPKRNVPLSVTEFRELRKYCLDHQEEDEFNILVLLALETGARRGELLGLKKEDIFEYGINIRRSISPISDDTQLKTKHSKRDISINQDIYFALMSLANKKENYIFDWNGFRQASQLQKLLKKLDLSKTTFHGLRDTHASFLFSKDISLDYISRRLGHNSILTTQNYYLELMPEKKHQQDADALNLLNDLSI; encoded by the coding sequence ATGGCAACTATTACGAAACGTGGAAATTCTTTCCGTGCAACTGTATCACTCTACAAGAAAGGACAATACAAACGAGAAACCAAAACATTTTCTAACAAACAAGACGCTGAATTATGGGCTCTTGAAATGGAACTCGACAAAGGACGAGGGAAAGATATTGCTGAACGCTCTACCCTATTTACTGACTTTTATCGTAACTGGGTTAACTCTGTAAAACAGAATGAGGTTCGTGAAGCTACTTTCGTCAATTATAAGCGAACTCTTGTAATCGTGGACGAACTGTTTGAGGGAATGCGACTAAAACACTTGGATGATTTAGTCATGCAGAAAAAACTTGATAAATACGCTGAAACTCACTCCAAAAAGACAACCAAAGAACTTGTTTTAAAAATCAGAGGTTCACTCAAATACGCATACGCTAAAGGATTGATTGCAAATGACTTTGGTTCACTCTTAAAAGCAAGAGGTCAAGAGCAACCTAAGCGTAATGTCCCTCTATCAGTAACTGAGTTTAGGGAACTAAGAAAATATTGCCTCGACCACCAAGAAGAGGACGAGTTCAATATTCTTGTACTTCTTGCCTTAGAAACTGGTGCAAGGCGAGGTGAACTACTTGGATTGAAGAAAGAAGATATTTTTGAGTATGGTATCAATATACGCAGGTCAATCAGTCCTATTAGCGATGATACTCAACTAAAAACAAAACACTCAAAACGGGATATTTCTATCAACCAAGATATCTACTTCGCTCTAATGTCTCTAGCAAATAAAAAAGAGAACTATATCTTCGACTGGAACGGATTCAGACAAGCAAGCCAACTCCAAAAACTTTTGAAGAAACTAGACCTGAGCAAAACAACTTTTCATGGTTTGCGTGACACTCACGCTTCTTTCCTTTTTTCAAAAGATATTAGCCTAGATTATATTTCTCGCAGACTCGGACACAATTCAATTCTGACTACACAGAACTATTATCTTGAACTGATGCCAGAAAAAAAGCACCAGCAAGATGCTGATGCTTTAAATCTCTTAAACGACTTATCAATATAA